Part of the Aquimarina sp. MAR_2010_214 genome is shown below.
TTATTTAGCACATACCCATCAATTATTGATCAGAGATGCATCGAATTTCAGAGGTCTGGGCGGTCATTACATTCGTATTGCCAGTCAGAACCCCGAGAAAAATGAACTATTAATTCACGCTTTACAGCAATGGAGTACGCTACAGTAATTATTCCCTTAGTGATTGGGTATATTCTCGATTTGATATTGGGAGATCCCAGGTGGCTTCCTCATCCCATACGGTTATTCGGGAATAGTATTGCTTTTGGCGAAAAAAAACTAAACACAAACCCTTTTGCTTTTATAAAAGGAATGGTGCTTACCATTGGGTTACTCGCAAGCACAGTTGCATTTTTTTATTATACTCAAAAACTCATTTCCTCATATACAATTGCATATTATACGTTCACCTCTGTATTTGTGTTCTACGCCTTAGCAAATAAAAGTTTAATAGAGGAAGGCAAGGCTGTTTTCACAGCTTTACAAGAAGGAATAGAGCAAGGTAGAAAACGACTGTCATGGATTGTGGGTCGGGAAACAGACCAATTAAATCCGCAACAAATAAAAACAGCGGTATTCGAAACATTATCAGAGAATCTTAGTGATGGAGTTATTGCTCCTCTTTTCTATTATGCATTATTTGGTGTGGCCGGTGCTATGGGATATAAAATGATCAATACTCTTGATTCTATGATTGGCTACAAAAATGATAGGTATATACATTTTGGGAAATTTGCTGCAAAATTAGACGATATGGTTAACTATATCCCAGCTAGAATTACGGCATTTCTAATGTTACTGGTAACTGGTAAACTTCATAAAATCTCTTTTGTAGTACAATATGGCAAACAACATTCTAGTCCTAATGCCGGATATCCCGAAGCTGCTCTGGCCGCGATTCTGGATTGTAAATTTGGTGGACCTAATTATTATCACGGAAAATTAGTTGATAAACCGTTTATAGGAACGAATGATCGAATCCTGAAAGATCGGGAAATAAAAACGGTAGCAAGGATCAATCAAAAAGTAACCTTTACATTTGTCCTTTTAATTTGTGTGGTTTATTATTTTCTTTATTCATCTATAATAGCGTGACAATAATTTTTCGATTTATTAGAAAAAGATCTAAAATCTAATAGTGAAACGGTCTAAATTCTAGCATCTAAAAAAATATGCCCAAAAGATATATCATCACCGGAGCACCGGGAACCGGAAAAACAAGTTTAATCCAAGCCTTACAAGCTAATGGACATCAGTGCTTTTCTGAAATTTCGAGAAAAATAATACTTGAACAACAACAAATAAAAAGTGACAAAACTCCTTGGGGGGATCTTCCTTGCTTTGCTAATTTAGTCTATCAAGAAACGGTCAGAGAGCTACAGATTCCTATCGAAAAAAATATATTTGTAGATCGAGGACTGCCTGATATTATTGCCTATCTAAAAGCAAAATCTCATCCTATTCCAGAATATCTGTTGGACTTTCCGTTCAAAACACATTATGTATCTACGGTATTTTTAATGTCACCCTGGGAAGAAATCTATATCAACGATCCCCAACGTCCTCAATCTTATCAGGAAGCACTACATATTCATCAATGTCTTGTACAAGTCTATCAAAACTTCAAATTTACAATAGAGGTAGTACCTAAAACAACTTTAACAAAACGTGTAGATTTTATCCAATCATTTATTTAGAACTCGTTTGGACTTTATAAATTAAAGCGAAAATTAGCAATTTTGTATTTGAAAGAAGGCTTTTTTGAGTTGCATAGCAGAGCTATGGAAGGAAGAAAAGGCAAAAAACAGATGCAAAAGAGCAATTTTTTAGCTAATTGAAAAAGTTTAAATGAGTTCTTAAACAAAAAAAGTATCTTCGCTGTTGATTTACGGTTCTTTTGGAAACAAAAGATGAAAAGGGAATTTGGTGAAAATCCAAAACTGTTCCCGCAACTGTAATACATATCTAAAATTATGATCCATATGCCACTGTAGTGCAACTATGGGAAGGTGATCATAATTGTGTAAAGTCAGGAGACCTGCCATAAATCAAAATATACTATTAACTCTCGGGTAAAGGGTTGGTCTTGAATAGCTTTATGTACATTCGTAAAGCAATCTTATTTTTGACTTCTCTTCCTGTTTTTATTTTTTAATTATGGGAAAAAATCTAAGTAAAGTAAACACCACCTTTCAATTTTGTGATGGAGGGTCTTGCAAAAAAGCAAAAGGTGAAATCGCTATACGTGAAGCCAGAGCATATCTTCGTAACAAAGGGCTTTGGGATGCTACTCATACTATTAAAACAAGATGTAATGGTCGATGTGAAGATGCACCAACCTGGATCGTACAACCTGGTAATTTTTGGTACAAAAACCTGACTCCTGATAAAGCTGTTTCAATTTTGAAATCTCACTTAGAAGAAGATCAACCTGTAGAAGAATACTTATTATATAAAGAAGGATGGTCGGTCTTACTAACCGAGAATGAAAAAACCATTGCTCCTGTTACTTTTAAAGATAAAACAGATACAGTATTAGGAGAAGCTTTGATAGCCCGGTCTTTTGCTTCTGATCAACACCTTTATCCTTTATTTAAGTACTTATTTCAAGAACCAAAACCTATTGCTGTGCAACAATACGACGCAGCCACCATTGAAATAAAATCGCCTCATCTGGTAGATTACACCGATGATTATGAGGTAAAAATTACTGGAGAAGAGCTTCAGTTGCAATTAACGATCGCCGGAATTCCAAAAGACATTTCAGAAGAGATAGCCGATCGTAAAGTAAGTGTTGCAGAAGTGATCTGGCTTAAAAAATCTACTATCTTTACCAAAGCAATACGCCTGAAAAACAAAAAAGGAAAACACCTGGTCACATTTTGGATAAAAGATGAGGATACAGTAACCTGGGAACATATCCTTACTGTCTATCTGGGGATGTCACCAAATCATATAAGAATCAGTGAAGAAGTCTAAACATATAAGTATACTAGGTTGTGGGTGGTTAGGATTACCATTGGCAATAGATCGAATTACCAATGGAGATACGGTAAAAGGATCTACAACCACAGAAAGTAAAATCGACAAGCTAAAAACTGAAGGAATTACACCTTATCTTTTTACACTTGGTGAATCTTCGGAAAAAGAATACGTAGATTTTCTATCAGGAAGTGAAATTGTCATCATCAATTTTCCTCCTAAACGAATTCCTAATATTATAGAAATATACCAAGATCAAATAAAAAGTATACTTCCATTTATTTCTGATACTCAAAAAATAATCTTTATCAGCTCTACTTCGGTATACCAAAACACAAATGGAGAAGTAACTGAAACACTCGTTGTTTCTCCCGAAAAAGAATCAGGAAAGGCTGTTGCGGCTGTAGAGCAATTATTGCAAGAACAATTTGAAAATAGAGTGACCATTATTCGATTATCAGGTCTTATTGGTGATGATCGCTTACCAGGTCGATTTCTTGCCAATAAAAAAGAAGTCCAGAATGGAGATGTTCCTATTAATGTAATTCATAGAGAGGATTGTATTGGATTAATTAATGCGGTTATAGAAAAAGAAGCCTGGGGAGAAATTATAAATGGTTGCGCAGACCAACACCCGATACGAAAAGAATACTATACACTTGCTGCCCAAAAAATAGGGCTTACCCCTCCTACTTTTATCAAACAAGAAAAGCAAGCCTATAAGATTATCTCCAATACCAAAAGTAAAACACTTTTAGGATATTCTTATATTCACCCTGATCCTTTAAAATTGATTTGATCATGAATATTATAGCCATAGTAGGTGCTGGCCCGGGAGATCCAGAATTATTAACTGTAAAAGCATCTCGTCTTATCAAAGAAGCAGATGTGATCTTTCATGATAATCTCGTTTCAGATCTTATTTTAGCAATTAATACAACTGGAGAAAAAGTATATGTGGGGCGTAAATTTGGAGACACTTCGGATCAAATAGAACGCCAGCAAAAGATCAATGAATTACTCTGTGCTCATTACCAGAAAGGCAAAAAAGTAGTTCGCCTTAAATCTGGTGATCCTTATGTCTACGGAAGAGCGGCTGAAGAAGCACGATATTTAACAGAAAAAAATGTTCCTTTTGAGGTGATTCCGGGTATTTCTGCAGCACTGGCAGCTGCTAATATTTTTAATATCCCCATTACTGAAAGGAATAAGTCTAATGCCATGCTGATATGTACGGCACATACTGCTGATTATTCTTTTGAACAACTAACGGGGATTGCGCATATGCTTAAAGCCGGAAATACCATTTCTATATATATGGGACTTAAAAGCCTGCATAGGATTATCCCTAAACTTTTAGAAGTATGCGAAGACGATACTATCCCAGTTAATGCAGCCTCTAATGTATCGAGATCTAATCAGGAAATTATAACAGGAACGCTAGGGAATATACAAGAACAGATCAAAAACAGCACATTACAAATGCCTGTGGTGTTACTTATTGGAGCTAATCCTATTCGGTAAATTAATGTTTGTCATTCCAGTGCAGACTGGAATCCATTTTCAACTATAGTCGATAATTCAATTTATAAATAAAAACAATGAAAGAAGGAATATTACTTTGTGGACACGGAAGTCGTAGAGAAGCTGCCATCACTTCTTTTAAACGACTAGTAAGTATCCTAAAAGAACGTTATGAGAGTA
Proteins encoded:
- the cbiB gene encoding adenosylcobinamide-phosphate synthase CbiB, giving the protein MEYATVIIPLVIGYILDLILGDPRWLPHPIRLFGNSIAFGEKKLNTNPFAFIKGMVLTIGLLASTVAFFYYTQKLISSYTIAYYTFTSVFVFYALANKSLIEEGKAVFTALQEGIEQGRKRLSWIVGRETDQLNPQQIKTAVFETLSENLSDGVIAPLFYYALFGVAGAMGYKMINTLDSMIGYKNDRYIHFGKFAAKLDDMVNYIPARITAFLMLLVTGKLHKISFVVQYGKQHSSPNAGYPEAALAAILDCKFGGPNYYHGKLVDKPFIGTNDRILKDREIKTVARINQKVTFTFVLLICVVYYFLYSSIIA
- a CDS encoding AAA family ATPase, with translation MPKRYIITGAPGTGKTSLIQALQANGHQCFSEISRKIILEQQQIKSDKTPWGDLPCFANLVYQETVRELQIPIEKNIFVDRGLPDIIAYLKAKSHPIPEYLLDFPFKTHYVSTVFLMSPWEEIYINDPQRPQSYQEALHIHQCLVQVYQNFKFTIEVVPKTTLTKRVDFIQSFI
- a CDS encoding ferredoxin → MGKNLSKVNTTFQFCDGGSCKKAKGEIAIREARAYLRNKGLWDATHTIKTRCNGRCEDAPTWIVQPGNFWYKNLTPDKAVSILKSHLEEDQPVEEYLLYKEGWSVLLTENEKTIAPVTFKDKTDTVLGEALIARSFASDQHLYPLFKYLFQEPKPIAVQQYDAATIEIKSPHLVDYTDDYEVKITGEELQLQLTIAGIPKDISEEIADRKVSVAEVIWLKKSTIFTKAIRLKNKKGKHLVTFWIKDEDTVTWEHILTVYLGMSPNHIRISEEV
- a CDS encoding NAD(P)-dependent oxidoreductase; its protein translation is MKKSKHISILGCGWLGLPLAIDRITNGDTVKGSTTTESKIDKLKTEGITPYLFTLGESSEKEYVDFLSGSEIVIINFPPKRIPNIIEIYQDQIKSILPFISDTQKIIFISSTSVYQNTNGEVTETLVVSPEKESGKAVAAVEQLLQEQFENRVTIIRLSGLIGDDRLPGRFLANKKEVQNGDVPINVIHREDCIGLINAVIEKEAWGEIINGCADQHPIRKEYYTLAAQKIGLTPPTFIKQEKQAYKIISNTKSKTLLGYSYIHPDPLKLI
- the cobA gene encoding uroporphyrinogen-III C-methyltransferase yields the protein MNIIAIVGAGPGDPELLTVKASRLIKEADVIFHDNLVSDLILAINTTGEKVYVGRKFGDTSDQIERQQKINELLCAHYQKGKKVVRLKSGDPYVYGRAAEEARYLTEKNVPFEVIPGISAALAAANIFNIPITERNKSNAMLICTAHTADYSFEQLTGIAHMLKAGNTISIYMGLKSLHRIIPKLLEVCEDDTIPVNAASNVSRSNQEIITGTLGNIQEQIKNSTLQMPVVLLIGANPIR